One window of the Manihot esculenta cultivar AM560-2 chromosome 14, M.esculenta_v8, whole genome shotgun sequence genome contains the following:
- the LOC110631026 gene encoding uncharacterized protein LOC110631026 — translation MEIPVINRIGDFDARITSLQNPSFLSQIFALSGVEKIHHAYSFCKWGALILALLASFSPIIYRIKILILRIRNHYLIISQPPLITDDDFFYSSETDTSCSSLSEDEDQEEEYEPASSSSQSWRSIDEDFSVKGSGHYADNQLHNHNLRRRRNSSLEDLFSSLSDFTNGKSVVNLWDNLGFGLGLNVDKQLRNCISAYDMNTELNVFSVVGKKSEIPTVTTSSSSPAVIVSAETNVTGNLLRVWDTRVGGWIPEILAEWRPRLGKFVGISADGGKKIYVRDDISGRLTVGDMRKVSSPLANAMESHVDTWWDADAVIVAKEESVDELSGSDSLLRRG, via the coding sequence ATGGAGATCCCAGTGATCAACAGAATAGGCGATTTCGATGCCCGCATAACCTCTCTGCAAAACCCATCTTTTCTCTCCCAGATTTTTGCTTTATCTGGGGTCGAAAAGATTCACCACGCATACAGTTTTTGTAAATGGGGAGCTTTGATTCTTGCCCTCCTCGCTTCTTTTTCCCCCATAATCTATAGAATTAAGATTCTTATCCTTCGAATTCGAAACCATTATTTAATCATTTCCCAGCCTCCTCTTATCACCGATGATGATTTTTTCTACAGCAGCGAAACAGACACGTCTTGTTCGTCTTTGTCAGAAGACGAAGACCAAGAAGAAGAATACGAACCTGCATCATCTTCTTCACAGAGCTGGAGGTCCATTGATGAGGATTTTAGTGTGAAAGGCTCCGGTCATTACGCCGACAACCAGTTGCACAATCATAATTTGAGGAGACGTAGAAACAGCAGCCTTGAAGACCTCTTTTCATCGTTATCTGACTTCACAAATGGGAAGAGCGTAGTGAATCTCTGGGATAACTTAGGGTTCGGATTAGGATTGAACGTTGATAAACAGCTAAGAAATTGCATTTCTGCTTACGATATGAATACAGAGCTCAATGTATTTTCCGTTGTCGGTAAGAAAAGCGAGATTCCTACCGTTACCACGTCGTCCTCATCGCCGGCGGTGATCGTATCCGCCGAGACAAACGTGACCGGGAACTTGTTGAGGGTGTGGGATACACGGGTCGGTGGTTGGATACCGGAAATACTCGCAGAGTGGAGACCAAGGTTGGGAAAATTTGTCGGAATAAGTGCCGACGGAGGGAAGAAAATTTACGTCAGAGATGATATCAGTGGGAGGTTAACGGTGGGTGACATGAGAAAGGTCAGCTCACCGTTAGCAAATGCCATGGAATCCCACGTGGATACATGGTGGGATGCTGATGCCGTTATAGTCGCGAAAGAGGAGTCTGTTGACGAGTTGAGTGGAAGTGACTCGTTGTTGCGACGCGGTTAA
- the LOC110631182 gene encoding universal stress protein YxiE, which yields MAEEVMAKGEDERKVMVAIDESEYSHYALIWVLDNLKESLPRSPLFIFMAQPPPRNYPFAASLGSARMYCSVSAVSAPDFLNSVKENNKKLALAFLEKAKEICASRGVNAEILTEEGDAKTAICNVVEKLNIGMLILGDHGLGKIKRALLGSVSSYCVRYAKCPVLVVKKP from the exons ATGGCAGAGGAAGTGATGGCAAAAGGAGAAGATGAGAGAAAAGTGATGGTGGCCATTGATGAAAGCGAGTATAGTCACTATGCTCTCATCTGGGTACTTGACAATCTTAAAGAATCTCTCCCAAGATCACCCCTTTTTATCTTCATGGCCCAGCCCCCTCCCAGAAACTACCCTTTCGCTGCTTCCCTCGGCTCTGCTCGAATGTACTGCTCTGTTTCTGCCG TGTCAGCTCCGGATTTTCTCAACTCTGTCAAAGAGAATAATAAGAAGCTTGCATTAGCTTTCCTGGAGAAAGCTAAGGAAATTTGTGCCAGTCGAGGG GTGAATGCAGAGATACTCACAGAGGAAGGGGATGCTAAAACAGCCATATGCAATGTAGTTGAGAAGCTAAATATCGGCATGCTTATTTTAGGAGATCATGGCCTTGGAAAAATCAAAAG GGCTTTACTGGGAAGCGTGAGCAGTTATTGCGTTCGATATGCTAAGTGCCCTGTTCTTGTTGTGAAGAAACCATAG